Proteins from a genomic interval of Rutidosis leptorrhynchoides isolate AG116_Rl617_1_P2 unplaced genomic scaffold, CSIRO_AGI_Rlap_v1 contig582, whole genome shotgun sequence:
- the LOC139884646 gene encoding uncharacterized protein, producing MGCSTSKLDDEEAVQLCKDRKRFIKQAVEQRTKFASGHLAYIQSLKRVSAALRDYVEGDEPREFFLDSFITPVKNKNNAAAAGGFISNSLKTPPQIQSNPKTRTTTTLKVNYLRSGGGNPAIVVEERPQSPETVHVQSYNYPMMQNYGNDPRMQSSPSMNYYNASSFFSYGYSPNNRPSDSSNGNGNIYPPSPQNSQWDFFWNPFSSLDYYGHPSRSSLDQMVVDNDDDDRGLRQVREEEGIPELEEDEITENEEMNATQDRVKVDSSTSHVEKEEVTVEDVGDEEDEDDDDTSSGTECGCDCEHGVQPRDRKISLELSRSQTSGRFEVGNRQTHVVGNHQESVEETQGYTVYVNRRPTSMAEVIKDLDEQFTVVCKAANEVAALLEASRAQYSVSSNELSAMKMLNPVTLFRSASSRSTSSRFLVSASKEEGGYESSSDISEESCMFSGSHQSTLDRLYAWEKKLYEQVKAGEKLRIAYEKKCNHLRNQDVKGEDPLTVDKTRAAIRDLHTQIKVSIHSVEAISKRIETLRDEELQPQLYELLEGLARMWKIMAECHQTQKRTLDEAKLLLAETPSKLEGRRRHSISIIDPQKLERSAGNLETELRNWRTCFHSWIASQRSYMCALTSWLLRCVRSDPDTSKHPLSPRRSSCALPIFGLCIQWSKFLDSVHETPVLDGLDFFAAGMGSIYMQHQREESTRKPIGSKRWKGVRLPDDDESGGNMDLVEVSQVEEVMTPEKLAEVAVKVLCAGMSVATSSLSEFAIRSADGYADLVKKWENAQISSTDKKA from the exons ATGGGATGTTCTACATCAAAACTAGATGATGAAGAGGCAGTCCAGCTATGCAAAGATCGAAAACGTTTCATTAAACAAGCAGTAGAGCAAAGAACAAAGTTTGCTTCTGGTCATTTAGCATATATCCAATCCTTAAAAAGAGTTTCAGCAGCTCTCCGTGATTATGTCGAAGGAGACGAGCCTAGAGAATTCTTCTTAGATTCCTTTATAACCCCTGTCAAGAATAAGAACAATGCTGCAGCAGCAGGAGGTTTCATCTCAAACTCGTTAAAGACGCCGCCACAAATCCAATCCAATCCGAAGACGAGGACGACCACCACATTGAAAGTGAATTACTTAAGGTCTGGTGGCGGCAACCCTGCGATCGTCGTCGAAGAAAGGCCTCAATCTCCGGAAACAGTTCACGTCCAGAGTTATAACTATCCGATGATGCAAAATTACGGAAATGATCCGAGGATGCAATCCTCACCATCTATGAATTATTATAATGCATCTTCATTCTTCTCATATGGATATTCTCCAAACAATAGGCCTAGTGATAGTAGTAATGGTAATGGTAACATATATCCTCCTTCGCCGCAGAATTCGCAATGGGACTTTTTCTGGAATCCGTTTTCGTCTTTGGATTACTACGGTCATCCGAGTAGGAGTAGTCTAGATCAGATGGTTgtggataatgatgatgatgatagaggaTTAAGGcaggttcgtgaagaagaaggcaTTCCTGAATTAGAAGAAGATGAAATAACTGAGAATGAAGAAATGAATGCAACTCAAGATAGGGTTAAAGTAGATTCTTCAACTAGCCATGTCGAGAAAGAAGAAGTTACTGTTGAGGATGTCGGCgacgaagaagatgaagatgacgaCGACACGAGCAGTGGAACTGAATGTGGATGTGATTGTGAGCATGGGGTACAGCCCCGGGACAGAAAGATTAGCTTAGAGTTGTCACGATCGCAAACTTCAGGACGATTCGAAGTTGGTAATCGGCAAACTCATGTAGTTGGTAATCATCAAGAGTCAGTTGAAGAAACACAGGGATATACTGTTTATGTAAACAGGAGGCCAACTAGCATGGCGGAAGTTATAAAGGACCTTGATGAACAATTCACGGTCGTCTGTAAAGCAGCTAATGAAGTTGCTGCATTGTTAGAAGCTAGTAGAGCTCAATACTCAGTATCCTCAAACGAGCTTTCAG CCATGAAAATGCTGAATCCTGTAACTTTGTTTCGGTCTGCCTCCTCGCGTTCGACATCGTCAAGATTTTTAGTGAGTGCTTCAAAGGAGGAAGGTGGTTATGAAAGCAGCAGTGACATTTCAGAGGAATCTTGCATGTTTTCCGGAAGCCACCAATCCACATTGGACAGATTATACGCCTGGGAGAAAAAACTTTACGAGCAAGTGAAG GCTGGGGAGAAACTTAGAATTGCATATGAGAAGAAATGTAATCACTTGAGGAACCAAGATGTGAAAGGAGAAGATCCTTTAACGGTGGATAAAACAAGAGCAGCCATTAGAGATTTGCACACACAGATAAAGGTTTCGATTCACTCAGTTGAAGCAATTTCAAAGAGGATTGAAACTTTAAGGGATGAAGAATTGCAGCCTCAACTATATGAATTGCTAGAAGG GTTGGCAAGGATGTGGAAAATAATGGCAGAGTGTCACCAGACACAAAAGAGAACGTTAGATGAAGCCAAGCTTTTATTGGCCGAGACGCCATCGAAACTGGAAGGAAGAAGGAGACATTCAATTTCTATTATTGACCCACAAAAGCTAGAACGCTCTGCTGGCAATCTCGAGACAGAGTTAAGAAACTGGCGAACATGTTTTCACTCATGGATCGCTTCTCAGCGATCCTACATGTGCGCGCTAACAAGCTGGTTGCTCCGATGTGTAAGGTCAGATCCCGACACATCAAAGCATCCATTGTCCCCTCGCCGATCCAGTTGTGCCCTTCCGATATTCGGACTTTGCATCCAATGGTCGAAGTTTCTCGACTCGGTGCATGAGACTCCAGTGCTGGACGGACTTGACTTCTTTGCCGCTGGGATGGGTTCAATCTACATGCAGCATCAAAGAGAAGAGTCAACGAGGAAGCCAATCGGATCGAAGAGATGGAAAGGAGTAAGGTTACCGGATGATGATGAATCCGGTGGAAATATGGATTTAGTGGAAGTTAGCCAGGTAGAAGAAGTCATGACACCGGAAAAGCTGGCGGAAGTAGCTGTAAAGGTGTTATGTGCCGGAATGTCAGTTGCGACAAGCTCACTGAGTGAGTTTGCTATCCGTTCTGCAGATGGTTATGCAGACCTCGTAAAGAAATGGGAGAATGCTCAAATCTCAAGTACCGATAAAAAGGCCTAG